The following proteins come from a genomic window of Triticum aestivum cultivar Chinese Spring chromosome 6A, IWGSC CS RefSeq v2.1, whole genome shotgun sequence:
- the LOC123128822 gene encoding uncharacterized protein produces MASHPLATASARATPTSTSRPSCAAPSTGKLTCLCSPTNHPGSFRCTRHRNPRGRPQTSSPSSSGRASQQPAAPGASATVRVEGIIRSGGVGAGPVGRTTKGRSVLRAHLLRLVSAPSSAGRDHRRCRDFKPRPSRLGRLAVTA; encoded by the coding sequence ATGGCGAGCCACCCATTGGCCACCGCCTCAGCCAGGGCGACCCCGACCTCGACCTCCAGGCCGTCGTGCGCGGCTCCCAGCACCGGCAAGCTCACCTGCCTCTGCTCGCCGACCAACCACCCGGGCTCCTTCCGCTGCACTCGCCACCGCAACCCACGGGGGCGACCGCagacgtcgtcgccgtcgtcgtccggCCGCGCGTCGCAGCAGCCTGCTGCACCGGGAGCCAGCGCGACGGTGCGCGTCGAGGGGATCATCAGGAGCGGCGGCGTCGGCGCTGGCCCCGTTGGCAGGACCACCAAGGGCCGGTCCGTCCTGCGCGCGCACCTGCTGCGGCTGGTGAGCGCGCCGTCCTCTGCCGGCCGGGACCACCGCCGCTGCCGCGACTTCAAGCCCCGACCGTCCAGGCTGGGCCGACTCGCGGTGACCGCGTGA
- the LOC123128823 gene encoding uncharacterized protein, which translates to MANPSTSSRPSCASPSGTKLTCLCSPTNHPGSFRCTRHRNPQGRPQTSSPPSSSRASQQAAASGRSTTVRVEGIIRNAGVGSGGRTGPCRSVLRAHLLRLVSPPSSGCSDRRRCRDFKPRPSRLGRLGMTA; encoded by the coding sequence ATGGCGAACCCATCCACGAGCTCGAGGCCGTCGTGCGCGTCTCCCAGTGGCACCAAGCTCACCTGCCTCTGCTCGCCGACCAACCACCCGGGCTCCTTCCGCTGCACTCGCCACCGCAACCCGCAGGGGCGACCGCAGACGTCGTCGCCACCGTCGTCCAGCCGGGCCTCGCAGCAGGCCGCGGCTTCGGGCAGGAGCACGACGGTGCGCGTTGAGGGGATCATCAGGAACGCCGGCGTCGGCTCGGGAGGCAGGACCGGCCCTTGCCGGTCCGTCCTGCGAGCGCACCTGCTGCGGCTGGTCAGCCCGCCTTCCTCCGGCTGCAgcgaccgccgccgctgccgcgactTCAAGCCCCGCCCGTCCAGGCTGGGCCGCCTCGGCATGACCGCGTGA